A single genomic interval of Luteolibacter arcticus harbors:
- a CDS encoding beta strand repeat-containing protein has product MLGTAQAAPKTWTGTDGNMNTSGNWSGGTPVAGDQILFNGSPGSVTSNLTVGAIIPAANALGTASVTGIQLNAAQTSNVTIIGSGTAGNRFRFVNATATAIQMESGAGNLTFGDGTGGGSAFNLATNGSANLTFRNNSATSTGTFKSDVTFVPGGSGSNVQWIFDGIGKWQVDGAINQGAGPTAVTGVTKNGAGTLTLNGANTYTSATTINAGTLSAGNIVVSGGSSNLGNATSAVILGGAASQGTLSYTGNSATYTRGFTIGAGGGRLDTITSGQVLTVATSNITGTSGTFTIGGAGNTTVASAIQTGSGGLTKEDSGMATLGGNNTYSGATLVSAGTLLVSGALGNTAVTVGSTGTIGGDGTIAGTLHFDAGANFVFNPTQTLTVTGSSVTFGSFGVADLFGLDNSVAVGTYTLINGSATISISNLNNLGIGNAYNLGAGKAAYFEISSLNLVVMAIPEPGPAFLGSLGLLMLLRRRRG; this is encoded by the coding sequence TTGTTGGGCACGGCACAGGCCGCGCCGAAGACATGGACCGGCACGGATGGGAACATGAACACGTCCGGCAACTGGTCCGGCGGTACGCCCGTTGCGGGCGATCAGATCCTTTTTAACGGTTCGCCAGGATCAGTCACGAGCAACCTGACCGTCGGTGCAATCATTCCCGCCGCCAATGCCCTTGGCACGGCCAGCGTCACTGGAATTCAACTCAACGCGGCCCAAACAAGCAATGTGACGATCATCGGCTCCGGAACCGCGGGCAACCGTTTTCGCTTTGTCAACGCCACCGCAACCGCGATCCAGATGGAAAGCGGCGCGGGCAACCTCACCTTTGGTGACGGCACCGGTGGCGGAAGTGCCTTCAATTTGGCGACCAACGGCTCTGCCAATCTTACTTTCCGCAACAATTCGGCCACCAGCACGGGCACCTTCAAGTCGGATGTCACCTTTGTTCCCGGCGGCTCAGGCTCGAACGTCCAGTGGATTTTTGACGGTATCGGCAAATGGCAGGTGGATGGCGCGATCAATCAAGGCGCCGGTCCCACCGCCGTGACCGGCGTGACCAAGAATGGAGCGGGCACGCTGACGCTCAATGGGGCCAACACTTACACCTCGGCCACCACGATCAACGCCGGCACACTGAGCGCCGGCAATATTGTCGTCAGCGGGGGCAGCAGTAATCTGGGCAACGCCACCTCCGCAGTCATCCTCGGAGGCGCAGCCAGCCAAGGCACCCTTTCCTACACCGGCAACAGTGCCACCTACACCCGCGGCTTCACCATCGGGGCAGGCGGAGGTCGTCTGGACACCATTACGAGCGGGCAGGTGCTGACGGTTGCGACGAGCAACATCACCGGCACTTCCGGCACCTTCACCATCGGCGGCGCCGGCAATACTACCGTCGCCTCCGCGATTCAGACCGGAAGCGGTGGCCTGACCAAAGAGGATTCGGGGATGGCTACCCTCGGGGGCAACAACACCTACAGCGGTGCCACCCTGGTTTCCGCCGGCACGCTGCTGGTCTCCGGAGCGCTCGGCAACACGGCTGTCACCGTCGGATCGACCGGCACCATCGGTGGCGACGGCACCATCGCTGGGACCCTTCACTTCGACGCCGGGGCCAACTTCGTTTTCAATCCCACTCAAACGCTCACCGTCACCGGAAGCAGCGTGACCTTTGGTAGCTTCGGCGTCGCGGATCTCTTCGGCTTGGACAACTCCGTGGCCGTTGGGACCTACACACTGATTAACGGATCAGCCACAATCAGCATCTCCAACCTCAACAACCTCGGGATCGGCAATGCTTATAACCTCGGCGCAGGAAAGGCGGCCTACTTTGAAATCAGCAGCCTCAACCTCGTGGTCATGGCCATTCCGGAGCCCGGCCCCGCGTTCCTCGGCAGCCTAGGTCTTCTCATGTTGCTTCGCCGCCGCCGCGGATAA
- the araD gene encoding L-ribulose-5-phosphate 4-epimerase AraD, whose protein sequence is MTFSALKEECLAANLDLPTTGLVDLTFGNVSVADPERGVFVIKPSGVSYGDLRADHIVVLDFEGNVIEGSLRPSSDTPTHRYLYRHFSGVRSVVHTHSRNAVAFAQAGMDLPCLGTTHCDYFNGPVPVTRAMTREETGGEYEWETGKVIVERFRDIDPLELPAVLVRNHGPFAWGVTAAKAIETAVALEAIADMALKTLLLNPSAEAAPAYLRTRHFFRKHGSSAYYGQVNRPLPD, encoded by the coding sequence CTCGTTGACCTCACCTTCGGCAACGTTTCTGTAGCGGATCCGGAGCGCGGCGTGTTCGTCATCAAGCCCAGTGGCGTCAGCTATGGCGACCTCCGCGCCGATCACATCGTCGTGCTTGATTTCGAGGGGAATGTCATCGAGGGCTCATTGCGCCCCTCCTCCGATACCCCCACCCACCGCTATCTTTACCGGCACTTCTCCGGCGTCCGGTCGGTGGTGCACACTCACTCGCGCAATGCGGTGGCCTTCGCCCAAGCTGGAATGGATTTGCCGTGCTTGGGGACGACCCATTGCGACTATTTCAACGGGCCGGTGCCGGTGACCCGCGCCATGACGAGAGAGGAAACCGGCGGAGAATATGAATGGGAAACCGGCAAGGTCATCGTCGAGCGCTTCCGGGATATCGATCCGCTGGAGTTGCCCGCCGTCCTCGTCCGCAACCACGGCCCCTTCGCCTGGGGAGTCACCGCCGCCAAAGCCATCGAAACCGCAGTTGCGCTGGAAGCGATCGCCGACATGGCCCTCAAGACGCTTTTACTCAATCCTTCCGCCGAGGCGGCTCCCGCGTATCTGAGGACAAGGCACTTTTTCCGCAAGCACGGCTCCAGCGCTTACTACGGTCAAGTGAATCGTCCCTTACCGGATTGA